A stretch of the Parabacteroides timonensis genome encodes the following:
- a CDS encoding TonB-dependent receptor, translating to MKLTNLIPINNRKSISRLLLVTALSSCSLFGYAQQQQVKLTGNNITLKAAFKQIEQQTKLFVDYNTQEVNDSRLVSRLPKNSSVKEVLNQLLEGTGCSASFSNGHIIITKQVKQEGKLKRVSGVVKDERGEPIIGANIVVKGTTNGTITDMDGNFSFETPENAILLISYIGYAPTEMKLKGQSSFNVILKEDTELLDEVVVVGYGTVKKGNLTTSVTSVKSETLQNRPIQTVTDALQGEVAGLNITSSGRPGEASKMQLRGATSLNESGSPLVLIDGVPGEFNYLNVDDIDNVTVLKDAASAAIYGSRAAHGVILVTTKRGKTGKPTFRYNGYVGINTPTDMPETLSSAEYATVLNEAYRNIDKSAVYSTEDIAKFASGEDLNRYPSTNWLDLMFQNSISTRHSITASGGNETVKYHLSGGLDHQTGVIPEISQNVFNVRSNVDVAITKRFGISFDFRYIQRKKDEVLGFNDIIKDVYKMNPTQVAYYTDGTYGYNSSLIINPIAYLKERGHGYQDKHDASGVFKLDYEILDGLKFSGIANVNYVFDNTSSRARKIYFTEYFTQKQYENGVNSLKEERDFRQYYNLQALLNYKKKFKEHNFDILAGFQSESESKNNVDAFRDGFPTDLIYVLDAGSKDAWSNEGTAEHWSIASVIGRINYDYAGKYMLSASFRSDGSSNFAKGHRWSTFPTVSAAWRVTGESFMKNTTHILDDLKIRASWGMAGASSGLTDKDTGMSLYPSYTTITMGNVVLNGLYSQSAYLKSLGNTNLNWEKTYMFDIGLDAQFLGNRLSVVADYYSKDTRAILIEMPVPMEYGLGKPKMNIGKVSNRGWELEVGWTDQIKDFRYSIRANVSDNKNEVKDIGGSNAWISDNTYTNVGYPIKSIYGYEAMGLFQSEEEIANAPFQNVKNKPGDVRYVDQNKDNKIDGEDRVIIGDPNPHYLFGLRLSGEYKGFDLSMFFQGIGKKDYIMTGPGVRPFNDSPLMKQHMDYWSETNRDAAYPRVQPNAEGNFNYEHSDFWKINGGYLRLKNLQLGYKLPQTALSAVGLRYMRVFFSATNLFTIDNFVPGYDPETENAFTYPLAKTYSFGLNVEF from the coding sequence ATGAAATTAACTAATCTAATACCTATAAATAACAGAAAAAGCATCTCCAGATTGCTATTAGTAACGGCGTTGTCTTCTTGCAGCCTGTTCGGCTATGCGCAGCAACAGCAGGTAAAACTAACAGGAAATAATATAACCTTAAAAGCTGCTTTCAAGCAGATAGAGCAGCAAACAAAATTGTTTGTAGACTATAATACACAGGAAGTAAACGACTCACGCCTTGTCTCCCGTTTACCCAAGAATAGCAGTGTAAAAGAGGTGTTAAACCAGTTGCTGGAAGGAACCGGCTGCTCAGCCAGTTTTAGCAATGGGCATATCATTATTACGAAACAAGTAAAACAAGAAGGTAAGTTAAAGAGAGTATCAGGTGTTGTAAAAGATGAAAGAGGAGAGCCCATCATCGGTGCGAATATTGTTGTAAAAGGAACAACCAACGGTACGATAACCGATATGGACGGGAATTTCAGTTTCGAAACTCCGGAGAATGCCATATTGCTTATCTCTTATATCGGATATGCTCCGACAGAAATGAAACTGAAGGGGCAAAGTTCGTTTAATGTAATTTTAAAAGAAGATACGGAATTGCTGGATGAAGTGGTGGTGGTAGGATATGGAACAGTAAAGAAAGGCAATCTGACCACGTCAGTAACGTCGGTAAAATCTGAAACATTGCAAAACCGCCCGATTCAAACCGTTACGGATGCTCTTCAGGGAGAGGTGGCCGGTTTGAATATTACGAGTTCGGGACGTCCCGGAGAAGCCTCAAAGATGCAATTGCGTGGTGCAACATCATTAAACGAAAGCGGTTCCCCTTTGGTTTTGATTGATGGTGTGCCGGGTGAATTTAACTATTTGAATGTTGATGATATTGACAATGTTACAGTATTGAAGGATGCAGCTTCGGCTGCTATTTACGGTTCCAGGGCAGCCCATGGTGTCATATTGGTGACAACCAAGCGAGGAAAAACAGGCAAGCCAACCTTCCGCTACAATGGTTATGTAGGGATAAACACACCTACCGATATGCCCGAGACGTTGAGTTCGGCAGAATATGCAACAGTTCTTAATGAGGCTTACCGGAATATTGATAAATCGGCGGTTTACTCTACTGAGGATATCGCTAAATTTGCAAGTGGCGAGGATTTGAATCGTTACCCCAGCACCAACTGGCTGGATTTAATGTTTCAAAATAGTATTTCCACACGCCATTCTATTACGGCATCAGGTGGTAATGAAACTGTGAAATATCACCTGAGTGGTGGTCTTGACCATCAGACGGGCGTTATTCCGGAAATCTCTCAGAATGTTTTCAATGTGCGCTCTAATGTAGATGTAGCCATAACCAAGCGCTTCGGAATTTCTTTCGACTTCCGTTATATTCAGCGTAAGAAAGATGAGGTATTGGGGTTTAATGACATTATAAAGGACGTATATAAGATGAATCCTACCCAGGTGGCTTATTATACGGATGGAACGTATGGCTATAACTCCAGTTTGATTATTAATCCGATAGCTTATCTGAAGGAGCGCGGACATGGCTATCAAGATAAGCACGATGCCAGTGGCGTATTTAAGTTGGATTATGAAATATTGGACGGACTGAAGTTCTCCGGTATCGCCAATGTGAATTATGTATTTGATAATACCTCTTCCCGTGCCAGAAAAATCTATTTTACTGAATACTTTACACAAAAGCAATATGAGAATGGCGTTAATTCTCTGAAAGAAGAGCGAGATTTCCGGCAATATTATAATCTGCAGGCATTGCTAAATTATAAGAAGAAGTTTAAGGAACATAATTTCGATATATTGGCAGGCTTTCAGTCGGAAAGTGAAAGTAAGAATAATGTAGATGCTTTCCGAGATGGCTTTCCGACAGATTTGATTTATGTGCTGGATGCAGGCTCAAAAGATGCATGGTCGAACGAAGGGACAGCAGAGCATTGGAGCATTGCTTCGGTGATAGGTAGAATCAATTATGATTATGCGGGAAAGTATATGTTGTCTGCCAGTTTCCGTTCTGACGGCTCTTCTAATTTTGCCAAAGGTCACCGCTGGTCTACCTTCCCGACAGTCTCTGCCGCCTGGCGTGTGACGGGAGAATCGTTTATGAAGAATACAACACATATTCTGGATGATTTAAAGATCCGTGCTTCCTGGGGTATGGCCGGTGCCTCTTCCGGACTGACTGATAAGGATACAGGCATGAGTCTTTATCCCAGTTATACAACTATAACGATGGGCAATGTTGTTTTAAATGGTCTTTATAGTCAAAGTGCTTATTTGAAATCGTTGGGTAATACTAATTTGAATTGGGAGAAAACCTATATGTTTGATATTGGTTTGGATGCTCAGTTTCTTGGCAATCGTTTGAGTGTCGTTGCTGATTATTACTCTAAAGATACTCGTGCCATTCTGATAGAAATGCCTGTTCCAATGGAGTATGGTTTAGGAAAACCTAAAATGAATATAGGAAAAGTCTCCAATCGTGGTTGGGAATTGGAAGTAGGCTGGACCGATCAGATAAAAGATTTCCGGTATAGTATTCGTGCAAATGTGTCTGATAATAAGAATGAAGTAAAGGATATTGGTGGTTCGAATGCCTGGATTAGTGATAACACCTATACCAATGTTGGTTATCCTATCAAATCAATTTATGGTTACGAGGCTATGGGATTATTCCAGTCGGAGGAAGAAATAGCAAATGCTCCTTTCCAAAATGTAAAAAATAAACCAGGTGATGTACGCTATGTAGATCAGAATAAAGACAATAAGATTGATGGAGAAGACAGGGTTATTATTGGAGACCCGAATCCACATTACTTATTCGGACTGCGCCTGAGTGGTGAATACAAAGGTTTTGATTTATCAATGTTTTTTCAGGGTATTGGGAAAAAGGATTATATCATGACTGGTCCTGGTGTGCGTCCTTTTAATGATAGTCCACTTATGAAACAGCATATGGATTATTGGTCTGAGACGAATAGGGATGCTGCTTATCCCAGAGTGCAACCGAATGCAGAGGGTAATTTTAATTATGAACATTCTGATTTCTGGAAAATCAATGGAGGTTATCTCCGCTTGAAGAACCTGCAGTTAGGATATAAGCTTCCACAAACAGCACTGTCAGCAGTAGGATTAAGATATATGCGTGTATTTTTCTCTGCTACAAATCTGTTTACGATTGATAATTTTGTGCCAGGCTATGACCCGGAAACGGAGAATGCATTTACTTATCCGTTGGCAAAAACATATTCTTTCGGTTTGAATGTTGAATTTTAA
- a CDS encoding RagB/SusD family nutrient uptake outer membrane protein: MKKIIKYALFVCLVCNGISCNSFLDMPPLHEISDENWWQDASQAQMMVDNCYTFLPDHEIVPYRDGYSDNAIWRAQNAMGDGSLTATSDNVKNEWKYADIAQLNYVLEGLEKSKENFSEDVYSHMTAEVRFIRAFLYYDMMFYFGDIPLVTKLLTVEESKQTGRTPRAEVLSFIMQELKEALIDIQKNPTEDTGRVNEMVVRSFLARVCLYEKDYESVLEHTSAVMKSGKYALYPSYEDLFRPQADGNNKEVIFEFQYSNPLKLHDLNRNLSAGASPYAGWGRVMPLENMVDEYECIEGHPFADCKSLGCKHAEAREAIETEGLYGEYEFRDPRLKSTVVTPGWEWKKNGVTTFVFDPADKNGLDYIKNKPWSTGYVITKWVDMTGENADRVKAYKNITLLRYADVLLMRAEALIELNKDLQEAGALINQIRDRAGMPHIDMAGQTEMRKKLRHERRIELAYEGLRYYDIVRWRICDQVKSGDMYGFAIRNEETGKRENIFMEKRVWKDHMYVWPIPQDARDLNPSLGQNTGW, encoded by the coding sequence ATGAAAAAAATAATAAAATATGCATTATTTGTATGCTTGGTTTGTAATGGAATTAGTTGTAATTCGTTTTTAGATATGCCGCCTTTGCATGAAATATCAGATGAGAACTGGTGGCAGGATGCCAGTCAGGCTCAAATGATGGTAGACAATTGTTATACATTTTTACCTGATCATGAGATTGTCCCTTACCGGGATGGCTATTCGGATAATGCTATCTGGCGTGCCCAAAATGCAATGGGAGATGGCTCATTGACGGCTACTTCTGATAATGTAAAGAATGAATGGAAATATGCAGATATCGCTCAACTGAATTATGTATTGGAAGGTCTTGAGAAATCAAAAGAGAATTTTTCTGAAGACGTCTATTCTCACATGACGGCAGAGGTTCGTTTTATTCGGGCATTTCTTTATTATGATATGATGTTCTACTTTGGCGATATTCCTTTGGTGACAAAATTATTAACAGTAGAGGAATCGAAGCAAACCGGACGTACTCCAAGAGCAGAGGTTCTAAGCTTTATAATGCAGGAGTTGAAAGAAGCGTTAATTGATATTCAAAAAAATCCAACAGAAGATACAGGACGTGTGAATGAAATGGTGGTCCGTTCTTTTTTAGCTCGTGTTTGTCTGTATGAGAAAGATTATGAATCAGTGTTGGAACATACTTCCGCTGTTATGAAAAGTGGAAAATATGCTTTATATCCTTCTTATGAAGATTTATTCAGACCGCAGGCGGATGGAAATAACAAGGAAGTTATATTTGAATTTCAATATTCAAATCCATTGAAACTACACGATTTGAATCGTAATTTATCGGCAGGTGCATCGCCTTATGCCGGTTGGGGGCGTGTAATGCCCCTGGAAAATATGGTGGATGAATATGAATGCATTGAAGGACATCCTTTTGCCGACTGTAAATCTTTGGGCTGTAAGCATGCTGAAGCAAGAGAAGCCATAGAGACAGAAGGACTGTATGGCGAATATGAATTCAGAGACCCTCGTTTGAAATCGACCGTAGTTACTCCAGGCTGGGAATGGAAGAAAAATGGTGTAACCACTTTTGTATTCGACCCGGCTGATAAAAACGGCTTGGATTATATAAAAAACAAACCTTGGAGTACTGGTTATGTGATTACCAAATGGGTGGATATGACAGGTGAGAATGCAGACCGTGTAAAAGCGTATAAAAATATAACTTTGTTGCGTTATGCCGATGTATTGCTGATGAGGGCCGAGGCTTTGATTGAACTGAATAAAGATTTGCAGGAGGCTGGAGCTTTGATTAATCAGATTAGAGATAGAGCAGGAATGCCTCATATCGACATGGCAGGACAGACAGAGATGCGAAAAAAACTTCGCCACGAACGTCGCATAGAATTAGCTTACGAAGGCTTGCGTTACTATGATATTGTTCGTTGGAGAATTTGCGACCAGGTGAAGAGTGGAGATATGTATGGTTTTGCCATAAGAAATGAAGAAACAGGCAAGAGAGAGAATATCTTCATGGAAAAACGTGTTTGGAAAGACCACATGTATGTGTGGCCTATCCCACAGGATGCACGCGACTTGAATCCGAGTTTAGGACAAAATACTGGATGGTAA
- a CDS encoding glycoside hydrolase family 88 protein, translated as MKRLVLLIQLVMLFVPSKYLTAQTRNWDIPPYAEDYAFITNDGAWCWFSDPRAIYVDNKMFGGFVDKEGSIWAFSYNPDTQEKEQFKLSDKFDYDDHANPSIMALPDKRLVLYFSAHGGTKNSPIYYAITEKPADIRSWGKLQNIDPQMPGSLGVCYTNAAMLSEESNRTYLFFRGRNFKPTFVFTDDFKKWSNPVTIVVNDTIYGEQGRPYMKVTTNHKNKIFFAFTDAHPRDRATNSIYFMMYKNGKLCKANGEVISESFDKPVMPSQTDKVYDATKTFDKAWIWDVAFDKEENPVLVYARFSHGRSIHSYWYARWTGSEWKNYKITDAAQCFMRNDYNNKNYLETEENYSGGVYLDHENPSVVYTSRPINNVFEIEKWTFTGNDKDSWISEPLTKDSERDNIRPFVVRNHSGNQPSVLWMYNYKYPGFRAYDCAIRVNQKAKGFDNSLNKEAIKTVATQVADWQVRDYQTAPFSSNVARGWRNGVLYNGMFDWAELSGDNKYFKYLEGVFNKEYWQVGNRMYNADDICVAQAYLDMYVRFKKENMLTPTLARAEWVIEHQPTGNIDITKGHSDRWWWCDALFMAPAVYSRLYAITGNADFMKFADKEFKATYEHLYDKEEKLFFRDGNYLDKREANGEKVFWGRGNGWVMGGLAEILKTLPEKDKKYRPYYLNLFREMSRRVAELQCEDGFWRASMLDTETYTDPETSSTGLFVYALTYGVNQGYLSKEEYLPVILKGWEALVASVDTEGKVCWVQPVGQDPKRIEKRMTQVYGTGGFLMAACEIYKLTEKMK; from the coding sequence ATGAAAAGACTTGTATTGTTGATACAGCTTGTGATGTTGTTTGTGCCGTCAAAATATCTGACGGCACAGACAAGAAATTGGGACATTCCTCCCTATGCAGAAGATTATGCTTTTATCACAAATGATGGAGCGTGGTGCTGGTTTTCAGACCCGAGAGCCATTTATGTTGATAACAAAATGTTTGGCGGCTTCGTGGACAAGGAGGGAAGTATCTGGGCTTTTAGTTATAATCCGGATACCCAGGAGAAGGAACAGTTTAAACTAAGTGACAAATTCGACTACGATGACCATGCAAATCCATCTATCATGGCTTTGCCTGACAAGCGATTGGTTTTATATTTCTCAGCTCATGGAGGCACCAAAAATTCTCCGATATATTATGCTATTACGGAAAAGCCGGCAGACATTCGCTCCTGGGGCAAACTGCAGAATATTGACCCGCAAATGCCAGGCTCATTAGGAGTCTGTTATACAAATGCAGCTATGCTGTCTGAAGAAAGCAATCGTACTTATTTGTTTTTCAGAGGGCGTAATTTTAAACCTACTTTCGTTTTTACCGATGATTTTAAGAAATGGAGTAATCCGGTAACGATTGTTGTTAATGATACTATCTATGGGGAGCAGGGACGTCCTTATATGAAAGTAACGACCAACCATAAAAACAAAATCTTTTTTGCCTTTACAGATGCGCATCCGCGCGATAGAGCTACTAATTCCATCTATTTTATGATGTATAAGAATGGCAAGTTATGCAAGGCGAATGGAGAGGTTATATCAGAAAGTTTTGATAAGCCGGTAATGCCTAGCCAGACCGATAAAGTGTATGATGCAACTAAAACATTTGATAAAGCTTGGATATGGGATGTAGCGTTTGATAAAGAGGAAAATCCAGTTTTGGTATATGCTCGTTTCTCTCATGGCCGGAGTATTCATTCTTATTGGTATGCTCGCTGGACAGGTTCTGAATGGAAAAACTACAAGATAACTGATGCGGCTCAATGCTTTATGCGTAACGACTACAATAATAAGAATTATCTGGAAACGGAAGAAAACTATTCGGGAGGCGTTTATCTGGATCATGAGAACCCGTCTGTTGTTTATACTTCACGGCCTATTAATAATGTGTTTGAAATTGAGAAATGGACGTTTACCGGAAACGACAAAGACTCTTGGATTTCCGAACCGCTGACAAAAGATTCCGAACGGGATAATATCCGTCCTTTCGTTGTTCGCAATCATTCGGGAAATCAGCCTTCTGTGTTGTGGATGTATAATTATAAATATCCGGGCTTCCGGGCTTATGATTGTGCGATTAGAGTAAATCAAAAGGCGAAAGGGTTTGATAATAGTTTGAATAAAGAAGCTATTAAAACAGTTGCAACCCAAGTGGCAGACTGGCAGGTTCGTGATTACCAGACGGCTCCTTTCAGTAGCAATGTGGCACGTGGCTGGCGTAATGGTGTGTTATATAACGGTATGTTCGACTGGGCTGAGTTGAGCGGTGATAATAAGTACTTCAAATATTTGGAAGGAGTCTTCAATAAAGAATACTGGCAGGTTGGAAACCGGATGTATAATGCCGATGATATTTGTGTTGCCCAGGCTTATTTGGATATGTATGTCAGATTTAAGAAAGAAAATATGCTGACTCCAACATTGGCACGGGCTGAATGGGTAATCGAACATCAGCCGACAGGAAACATTGATATCACGAAAGGACATAGCGACCGCTGGTGGTGGTGCGATGCCTTATTCATGGCTCCGGCTGTCTATTCCCGTCTGTATGCTATTACGGGAAATGCAGACTTTATGAAATTTGCGGATAAAGAGTTTAAGGCCACTTATGAACATCTGTATGATAAAGAGGAAAAGCTGTTTTTCCGTGATGGCAATTATCTGGATAAACGGGAAGCCAATGGCGAAAAGGTATTCTGGGGACGTGGCAATGGTTGGGTCATGGGAGGATTGGCCGAGATACTGAAAACATTGCCTGAGAAAGATAAAAAATATCGTCCGTACTATTTGAATTTGTTCCGTGAAATGAGTCGCCGTGTTGCTGAATTGCAGTGCGAAGATGGTTTCTGGCGTGCAAGTATGTTGGATACTGAAACTTATACAGATCCAGAGACTAGTAGTACGGGGCTGTTTGTTTATGCTTTGACTTATGGTGTTAATCAGGGATATCTTTCGAAAGAAGAGTATTTGCCCGTAATTCTCAAGGGTTGGGAGGCTCTTGTTGCATCTGTCGATACAGAGGGAAAAGTCTGTTGGGTTCAACCTGTCGGGCAAGATCCCAAGCGAATAGAAAAAAGAATGACTCAGGTTTATGGAACCGGGGGATTCTTAATGGCTGCTTGCGAGATTTATAAATTGACCGAGAAAATGAAATAA
- the ilvD gene encoding dihydroxy-acid dehydratase yields MKNPLRSSYSTEGRRMAGARALWRANGMKEEQFGKPIIAIVNSFTQFVPGHVHLHEIGQQVKAEIEKLGCFAAEFNTIAIDDGIAMGHDGMLYSLPSRDIIADSVEYMVNAHKADAMVCISNCDKITPGMLMAAMRLNIPTIFVSGGPMEAGNLDGRALDLIDAMIEAADDSVSDEQVEKVERSACPTCGCCSGMFTANSMNCLNEAIGLALPGNGTVVATHANRTRLFKKAAKMIVDNAFKYYRDGDDSVLPRSIATRQAFLNAMSLDIAMGGSTNTVLHLLAVAHEAEADFTMKDIDMLSRKTPVICKVAPSCSYHVEDVNRAGGIMGIMNELVKAGLVDDSVKRVDGLTLGQAIDQYCITSVNVTEEAINIYKSAPAHRFNLVLGSQESYYKELDTDRANGCIRDVEHAYVKDGGLAVLYGNIAQDGCVVKTAGVDESIFRFAGPAKVFDSQDAACEGILKDKVVSGDVVVITYEGPKGGPGMQEMLYPTSYIKSKHLGKECALITDGRFSGGTSGLSIGHISPEAAAGGAIGLVKDGDIIEINIPERTINVKVSDAELAERRQAEEARGPKAFTPPFRQRTVSKALKAYAKMVASADKGGVRVIDN; encoded by the coding sequence ATGAAGAATCCGTTAAGAAGTTCATATAGCACAGAGGGTAGACGCATGGCGGGAGCCCGTGCTTTGTGGCGTGCCAACGGCATGAAAGAAGAACAGTTCGGCAAACCGATTATAGCCATCGTGAATTCATTTACCCAGTTTGTCCCGGGACATGTGCATTTGCACGAGATCGGACAACAAGTGAAAGCGGAGATTGAAAAACTCGGCTGCTTTGCCGCAGAATTTAATACGATTGCTATCGATGACGGTATCGCCATGGGACACGACGGAATGCTTTATTCTCTTCCTTCCCGCGACATTATTGCAGACAGCGTAGAATATATGGTGAATGCCCATAAGGCTGACGCGATGGTTTGTATCAGTAACTGCGACAAGATTACTCCGGGTATGCTGATGGCTGCGATGCGCTTGAATATCCCGACAATCTTTGTTTCCGGGGGACCGATGGAAGCCGGAAATCTGGACGGACGCGCACTCGACCTGATCGATGCGATGATCGAAGCTGCCGATGATTCTGTAAGCGATGAACAGGTTGAGAAGGTTGAACGTTCGGCTTGTCCGACCTGCGGATGTTGTTCCGGTATGTTTACTGCTAACTCGATGAACTGTCTGAATGAGGCGATCGGTCTGGCTCTTCCCGGTAACGGTACAGTAGTGGCAACGCATGCCAACCGTACGCGCCTGTTTAAGAAGGCTGCTAAAATGATCGTGGATAATGCGTTCAAATATTATCGTGACGGCGATGATTCTGTATTGCCCCGTAGTATTGCCACCCGTCAGGCATTCCTGAATGCGATGTCGCTCGATATTGCAATGGGAGGATCTACCAATACAGTCCTTCACTTATTGGCTGTTGCTCATGAAGCGGAAGCTGACTTCACCATGAAAGATATCGATATGCTTTCCCGTAAAACTCCTGTCATCTGTAAAGTGGCTCCAAGCTGCTCCTATCATGTGGAAGATGTGAACCGTGCTGGAGGTATCATGGGTATCATGAATGAATTGGTAAAAGCCGGCCTGGTGGATGATTCGGTGAAGCGTGTGGACGGACTGACCCTGGGGCAGGCGATCGACCAATATTGTATCACATCCGTAAATGTAACGGAAGAAGCAATCAATATTTACAAAAGTGCTCCGGCACACCGTTTCAACCTGGTGCTCGGTTCACAGGAAAGCTATTATAAGGAACTCGATACGGATCGTGCAAACGGTTGCATCCGTGATGTGGAACATGCTTATGTAAAAGACGGTGGTCTGGCTGTTCTCTACGGAAATATAGCGCAGGATGGTTGTGTTGTCAAGACAGCAGGGGTAGATGAAAGTATCTTCCGTTTTGCAGGTCCGGCAAAAGTTTTCGATTCGCAGGATGCCGCTTGCGAGGGCATCCTTAAAGACAAAGTCGTCTCCGGCGATGTCGTCGTTATCACCTATGAAGGTCCGAAGGGTGGACCGGGTATGCAGGAAATGTTGTATCCGACCTCTTATATAAAGAGTAAACACCTGGGAAAAGAATGTGCATTGATCACGGACGGACGCTTCAGCGGTGGAACATCAGGTTTGTCAATCGGACATATTTCTCCCGAAGCTGCTGCAGGCGGAGCGATTGGCTTAGTGAAAGACGGCGATATTATTGAAATTAATATTCCCGAGAGAACCATAAACGTAAAGGTAAGCGATGCCGAACTGGCAGAACGCCGCCAGGCAGAAGAAGCCCGCGGACCGAAAGCCTTTACACCTCCTTTCCGCCAGCGTACGGTATCGAAAGCACTGAAGGCATACGCCAAGATGGTTGCTTCGGCCGATAAAGGCGGTGTTAGAGTAATTGACAATTGA
- the ilvB gene encoding biosynthetic-type acetolactate synthase large subunit, producing MDKQKITGSEALLKALIAEGVDTIFGYPGGQAIPIYDSLYDYKDQLKHVLVRHEQGATHAAQGYARVSGKVGVTLVTSGPGATNTITGIADALMDSTPMVVIAGQVPSPLLGTDAFQEVDVIGITQPITKWAYQIRKPEEIAWAVSRAFYIASTGRPGPVVLDLAKDAQVGLVDYEYEKVDYIRSYQPEPDIKQERIEAAAALINSAKKPFCLVGQGVILGGAEEELKAFLEKNDIPAGSTVLGLSALPSDFPLHKGMLGMHGNVGPNRKTNECDVLIAIGMRFDDRVTGDLKTYAKQAKIIHLDIDNSEIGKNVPVDVKVLGNAKHTIPMITSLLEERKRPEWNAEFEPDEKEEEEKVIRKELFPTEGQLKMGEVVRKVSEATGNDAILVTDVGQNQMMGVRYFKYKQTRSVVTSGGLGTMGFGLPAAIGAKLGAPDRTVCFFTGDGGIQMTIQELGTIMQEELNVKIIVLNNNFLGMVRQWQELFFQERYSNTIMKNPDFVAIAKAFGIASRAVDSREELDGAIEEMLNHDGAYLLVANVETCGMVYPMVPAGGSVTNMILGAK from the coding sequence ATGGATAAACAAAAGATAACCGGTTCGGAAGCTTTGCTGAAAGCGCTGATTGCTGAAGGAGTAGATACTATCTTCGGTTATCCGGGCGGGCAGGCAATTCCTATATACGATAGTTTATACGACTATAAAGATCAATTGAAACATGTTCTGGTACGCCACGAACAAGGTGCGACACATGCGGCTCAGGGATATGCCCGCGTTTCCGGTAAAGTGGGGGTAACGTTGGTTACTTCCGGACCAGGAGCAACAAATACCATTACCGGTATTGCCGATGCATTGATGGACAGTACGCCGATGGTTGTAATTGCCGGACAAGTTCCGTCTCCACTGCTAGGTACCGATGCTTTTCAGGAAGTCGACGTAATCGGTATTACACAACCAATCACTAAATGGGCCTATCAGATTCGTAAGCCGGAAGAAATAGCCTGGGCCGTATCCCGTGCTTTCTATATCGCATCGACGGGACGCCCCGGTCCGGTAGTACTTGACCTGGCCAAAGATGCACAAGTAGGTTTGGTGGATTATGAATACGAAAAGGTTGATTATATACGCAGCTATCAGCCGGAGCCGGATATCAAACAGGAACGTATTGAAGCCGCTGCCGCTCTGATCAATAGTGCAAAGAAACCATTCTGCCTGGTAGGCCAGGGTGTTATCCTGGGTGGGGCAGAAGAGGAATTGAAAGCCTTTTTGGAGAAAAACGATATACCTGCCGGTTCGACCGTGTTAGGATTGTCGGCACTTCCTTCCGACTTCCCCTTACATAAAGGTATGCTTGGTATGCATGGAAATGTGGGGCCCAACCGGAAGACAAACGAATGTGATGTGTTGATCGCTATCGGTATGCGTTTCGACGATCGTGTAACCGGCGATTTGAAGACCTACGCCAAGCAGGCAAAAATTATCCATCTGGATATCGACAACTCGGAAATCGGAAAGAATGTACCTGTTGATGTAAAGGTATTGGGAAATGCAAAACACACCATTCCGATGATCACCTCTTTATTGGAAGAACGGAAGCGTCCCGAATGGAATGCCGAGTTCGAGCCGGATGAAAAGGAAGAAGAAGAAAAAGTGATCCGTAAGGAACTTTTCCCTACCGAAGGTCAGTTGAAGATGGGAGAAGTAGTACGTAAAGTATCCGAAGCAACCGGCAATGATGCTATCCTGGTTACCGATGTAGGTCAAAACCAAATGATGGGTGTCCGTTACTTCAAATATAAGCAAACCCGTAGTGTGGTCACTTCAGGAGGTCTGGGTACGATGGGCTTCGGTCTTCCCGCTGCTATCGGAGCTAAACTGGGTGCTCCCGACCGTACGGTTTGTTTCTTTACCGGTGACGGTGGTATCCAGATGACTATCCAGGAACTGGGAACCATCATGCAGGAAGAACTGAATGTGAAGATCATCGTTCTTAATAATAATTTCCTCGGTATGGTACGCCAGTGGCAGGAATTGTTCTTCCAGGAACGTTATTCGAACACCATCATGAAAAATCCGGACTTTGTCGCGATAGCCAAGGCTTTCGGTATTGCTTCACGCGCTGTCGACAGCCGTGAAGAACTGGACGGTGCAATAGAAGAAATGCTTAACCATGACGGCGCTTACCTGTTGGTTGCCAACGTGGAAACCTGTGGAATGGTATATCCGATGGTTCCGGCCGGAGGAAGCGTTACGAATATGATTTTAGGTGCTAAGTAA